The Aerococcaceae bacterium DSM 111021 region GATCTGCCCATTTCGCTGTTAATTCTAAGTTTTGATTAGCGCTAGTAATAACAAAACGCCCTCTGTGGAAACCAAAATTATTTGTTCTAGTTATTTTTTTATCTCCGTCGGGCCTTTCTAATACTGGGAGTACGTCATAACTATCATTTGAACCAGTTATATTTGCTTTATCCCATGTAAAATACACACCGTATCGCTGATCATTCCCTTTTGAAACATACGCATTCCAGTCATGCTCAAATGCCTCATTATCGATTAAGCCTTTTTGGTATAGTTCACCAAAATACTCAATCCCTTTACGATATGCTTCATCATCTGCCGTATAGTTTAGTGTATGGTCATTATTAACTACTAAGTGATTATCATTGTCCCCATCACCACCAAAAGCTGCCATTAATATTTTGAAGTCTTCATTTCCACCCTGATCAATGAAACTCAATGGAATCTCATCAGCTTCACCATTTCCATTCGGGTCATCATTTTTAAAGGCTTCTAAAACAACCATTAAGTCATCTGTGGTTTCAGGCATCTCAAGACCAAGGTTATCTAACCATTCAACATTAATCCAAGCCATTCCATTAACAGTATGAATAGACTCCTTACCTTCTCCTAATTCTTCAATCCATGGGAATGAATACATATTCCCATCTGGGGCAGTCGCTAATTCTTTGTATTGAGGATATTTTTCATAGATGGCATTTAAATTAGGCATAAATTCTTCTACCAAGTCATTAACTGGAACGATCACCCCATCTTCAGCCCAAGATAATAACTCTTGATCACTTGCAGCTGAATTAAACATGGCATCAGGTAAATCACCTGCCGCAATAGCTAGGTTACGTTGTTCAGCGTAATCATCAACAATATTATTCCATTCAATATGGACTCCTGTATCTTCTTCTAATCGTTGGAATATTAGCTTTTCATTTGGATCAGATGGTGCTAATGGTGATGAATTGGTCATTAAATTTAAAGTAACCTCTTCTTGTAATGGGAATTCAATATTTTCTAATTCATAATCTACTGCTGAAGTGCCTGAACCTCCACTGTTACCACATCCTGCTAATATAAATGACGCTGTAAGTAAAGATGCTCCTAAAATAAATTGTTTTTTCTTCATGTCTTTTTTCCTTTCGTATATAATATTAAGAAATATTTTTTTACTTGAATTAACCTTTAATAGAACCTTGCACGACACCTTCTTCAAAGTATTTTTGAAAGAAAGGAAACATAATAAGTAAGGGCGCACTTGAAACAACAATTGTTGAATATTTGATGAGTTCTGCTATCTTCTGCATTTCAGCCATAGCAGTTTGAGCACCAATCATATTAGATTGAGGCTGATTTTGTACTAATATTCTTCGCAGTACAAGTTGTAATGGTTCTAATTCAGGACTGCTAATATATATCATTGCTTCAAAGTAACTGTTCCACATCCCCACAAAAGAATATAGAAACACTACAAACATGATGGGTTTACTTAAGGGCAAAATCATTTTAATAAAAATTTGGATATCATTCGCTCCATCAATTTTTGCTGCTTCCATCATTTCATCTGGTAATCCTCTGACAAACACCGTTGCAAGTAATAGATGCCCAACAGATAAAGATCCTGGCAGTATCAAGGCCCATGGAGTATTTAACATACCAAGATTTCTAATTAGTAAGTAAGTTGGAACTAAGCCTCCTCCGAAAAACATCGTTATTCCGAAGAAAATCATTAATGGCTTTTTAAACATCAAGTCTTTTCGACTCAATGGATAAGCTGCCGTCATTGTGACTAAAACATTCATAACTCCAAAACCAAGTGAGTATAAGAATGAGTTAACGAACCCTCTTAATATTGATGAATCAGCTAATACTCGAGAATAACCCTCTAAAGTCCAATCACTCGCATTAAAACTTATACCATCATTAATTAAGACTGTTGGGTCCATAAAACTAGCTGCTAATATATAGATAACAGGCAATATAATTGACGCAACAACTAGCATGAGTAGAAGTGAATTGATTATCTTAAACAATCGATCTCTACCGTCATAAGCTAAGGTTTTCATTTTGCGACCACCTTTCTATTATTCATTCTGTTAATAATTAGTGTTGTAGCTAATAGTAATACTAGATTAATCGCAGTATTGAATAAGCCTATAGCTGTCGAATATGAATAGTCTCCAGATTGCAGTCCAACTTTATAGACATACGTATCAATTATTTCTGAGGTTGGAAGATTCAAGCTCGTCTGCATTAGGTAAGCTTTTTCATACCCCAAGTTCATAATTCCACCTACCGATAGGATTAAGTTAATAATAATCAGTGGCTTCATTGTTGGTAATTCAATATATCTAATCTTTTGTAAGATCGTTGCTCCATCGATTTCTGCTGCTTCATATAGCTCTGGTGGTACTCCAGATAACACAGCCGTATAGAGTAATGAAGCCCATCCCATACCCTGCCAAATTCCAGAGAAAATATACAATGATCGGAATGAACCTGGATTGGTTAGGAAATTTGGTACATTCATTCCTATTGATTCTAAAATCGAGATAATCGGCCCGGAAGAAGAGAACAGCAAGAATATAATTCCGACAATAATAACGGTCGAAATAAAATTCGGCATATAAAGTATGGTTTGTAATGTACTTTTTATTTTTTGCGACATAATCTGATTAAGCATTAAGGCAATAATTATAGGTGGGAAAAACCCCCATAGAAGTCCATATATAGATAACTTCAACGTGTTTTCTAATAACCGTGAGAAATTGGGCGACGATAGAAAGTTTCTAAAATGCTCCAATCCAACCCACTTACTTCCAGCGATACCTAGAATAGGATTGTAATCTTTAAAAGCTAAAACAATTCCATACATAGGAAAGTATTTAAAAATCAATGTGATTAATACCGCAGGAATCATTAGCATTAATAAATACTTCTGGTTGTTAAGTTTAGTCAAGAACTTATTTCTTTTTTTCGTATTTTTTACTTGCGTCACATTTTTCACTCCTTAATTTGAAACGTTTCATTTTTATATGAAGAACAATTAATTTTATTAATTAGTTGTTCCTCCTTCCATAAACTTGATTGGAAGATTTCTTTGTTCTTTATATTCTGGATTTTTAATTTGCTTCATTAATATTTCAAACGCATTATACGCTATTTCTTTAACAGGTTGAACAATCGTAGATACTTGATAATCTCTTTCGCTACTCAATTTAATACCATCAAAACCAATCAATTGATAATCAACTAAGACTTCCTTATTCATATCCTTTAATTTATCTATAATGTCTAAACCTACAAAATCATTAATAGTGAAGATTCCGTCGATTTCTGTATATTTACTCATCATTAACTTCAAATCATCCGTAAAATCATTATTTGGTTCCAATAAATCGATGATATGATACTTGATTTTATTCTCTACACAATATGATTCAAATCCTTGACGTCTTTTCATCGTTTCGTTAGACATCAAATTATGAGATCCAACAAATAATAATGTTTTTGCTCCTTTTTCATAAAGTGTTTGAGCAGCTAATCTTCCCCCTTTAAAGTTATCACTCGATACGATACTGATATCTTTATTAAAGTGACGGTCAATACTAACAAATGGAAGAGAACTTTCTATATAAGAATCGATATCTCTATAAGTTATAGCAATAATTCCATCAACTTTGTTTTTTCTTAACATTTTAATGTAATTTAATTCAGTTTCTTCATTGTTATTTGAATTACATAAAAAGACATGATAGTCATTTGCTTCCGCAATTTCTTCTAGATAAAAAGCAATCGAAGAAAAGAATGGATGCCAAATAGTTGGTAGAATTAAAGCAATTGTATTTGTATGATTTAATTTAAAGCTTCTAGCTAAATTATTTGTTTCATAATTTAGTTCTTCCACAGCTGAGATAACCTTATTATAGGTGGATTTTTTAACTTTTATCCCATTAAATACATTACTAACACTACCAACACTAACCCCTGCTAGTTTAGCTACATCCTTCATCGTTGCCATGTTTACCCTTCTTTCATTCGTTATTTTCTGCTTTTTCGGCTAATTTATAACAACCTTTTAGCGCAGCCTCATCCCCTAATTTAGGCATTACGATATATGTCTTAATATCGTCAATGTCTAAATAATTTCCAGCTAATTCTTGATACTGATTTTGAACTTTTTCTAGTAATAATTCCTTATTCATGACACCACCACCAAGGATCACTCGCTCAGGACGTAAGGTATACGTTATATTATACACTGCTTGAGCAATATAGTATGCCTCAATATCCCATTCAATACTGTTAGTATCTAAATCTTTCCCTTTGACTCCCGTTCTATGTTCAATTGCTGGTCCACTTGCTAACCCTTCCAAACAAAAGTCATGATAAGGGCAATTTCCGCTTTTTTCTGCGCTACTATGTGGATGAACAATCATATGTCCCATCTCTGGATGGGATGCTCCTCCAATGAATTCACCATTTTGAATAGCTCCTCCACCAACACCCGTTCCAATCGTCACATATACAATACTAGATAGGTCCTCGCCATGTCCGAAGTGATACTCACCATTCGCAGATGCATTAACATCCGTGGTCCAATACATAGGTATATTAAATACTGACTTTAATGTTCCTAAGAAATTGAAATCTTTCCATAATAGCTTTGGTGTATTTGTAATGAATCCATACTTATCAGAATTAATATCACTATCAATTGGCCCAAATGATCCAATCCCTATACTTGAGATTTCTGCTTTATATTTATTGAAAAAATATATAACTTGTTCTAAAGTTTCCTCAGGATTTGTTGTTTCTATACTTATTTTATCCAAGGTCTTATATTCTTTGTTTCCAACTGCACATACAAATTTCGTGCCCCCAGCTTCAATAGCCCCATACAACATTTAACAGCCCCCTTAAAATTTGAAACGTTTCATATTTTTATTATAGAATATTATTTAATTAAGTCAAGGACTTTTGTAAGGGATTTCATTTCTGTTTATCAATGTGTGTTTACAGAAAAATTAAGTATCGTTGATAAATTCTTTTTTTGAAATTTTTAAGTTTAAGTTAGCCACTACTAAAAAATAATGATGGGAATAAAAAGGTGAATCAATTTACGTTCATTCTTACTCCTTCCCATTTTAATTCCTTATAATAAAAAAACGATTGAAGATTTTTTAACTCTTCAATCGTTTAGATATTTTTAATCGGTATCACAATCACTCTACTTTGCCAACACAGCTTCCTTAAACTGAACATTCCCAATCGGATCTGGGATTAGTCCATCCAGATAATCCTGTGTTACATATGCATTACTATAGAAATAAACGGGTATTGCTGGCATCTCTTCCATAAATAACGCCTCTGCTTCAAGAAGATATTCAGTACGTGTCTCTGGATCCGTTTCATTCGCTGCTTTATCTAATAATTCTTTAAATTCTGCATTCTCCCATCCCGTATCATTGCCTCCAGTATCAACGGTTTCGAACATCCCTAAAAATGCGGTCGCATCATTATATCCTGGGCTATATCCCATACGCCCTACTTGATAATCTAACATCGCCATACTCTCCATATGCACTTGCATCTCTTTATTGTCCATCACCGCATTAACACCAAGGTTTTGTTGCCATCCTTCTATAATATATTGGGTCACAATTGAATGAGACTCATTACTATTAGATGATACTTCAAAACTAATCTCACTTGGGTCAGATAGTCCTAACTCTTCCATCCCCACTGCTAAAAACTCTTGCGCTTTAAAGTAATCAGCAACATTCAATTATCCAATTGGATTAGCCCTAACAATCCCTTTATCATTTTTTGTTTTCTTATCTTATAGTTCTTACTACATTCTCCACAGTCCGGCTGACATTCACTCCCGCATCTTCAACCAATGCCTCTAACGTACTCGCCCCCGGAGCCGTGCCAAACACCGCGTCAATGCCTTCTGAATACAACTCTTCGATTCCTTCGCCTATCTTCCCAACTACCGCAATTACTTTTGCTTTGGGGCTCACTTCATTCATTGCTTGAGCAACGCCATACGGTGTCTTGCCAAACTTTGTTTGAAAATCCATAGCGCCCTCACCTGTTAAACACAGATCAACACCTTTTGCCTTCGCTTTAAAGTCTGAATACTCAATCACAATATCAATCCCGCGCTTGAGCTCTGCTTGCGTAAAAGCGAGTAAGCCCGCACCTAATCCACCAGCTGCTCCAGCCCCTGGTAGATGGATGACATCACGCCCGATATCGCGCTTAATGACCCTTGCATAGTACTTTAGATTCGCATTTAGTATATCAATCATCTCAGCGGTTGCGCCTTTTTGAGGCCCAAAAACACTCGATGCACCGTCTGGCCCACATAATGGATTATTCACATCCGATGCGACGATAAAGGTAACATCTTTCAACTTAGGGTGAACTTGTTCCACTCCGATCCGGTCCAACTGGTCCAACGCCCCACCACCGAATTCAATCGGCGACCCGTCAAACTTTAATAATTCATAACCTAACGCTTGTGCCATACCTGCACCTCCGTCATTCGTCGCCGAACCACCTAAGCCAAGTATAATCTGAGTAATACCACGGTTGATTAACTCAACAATCAACTCGCCCGTACCATAAGTTGTAGTTACCAGTGGATTTTGAGTCAAAGCATTCACATGATGTAAGCCACTTGCTTCAGCCATCTCAATCACACCTGTTTTACCATCACCTAATACCCCATAAGTCGCGGTAACTGGGTTCCCTAAAGGTCCTGTGACTTTTGCTTTTAATAACTCCCCATTCGTCGCATCCACTAGTGATTGAACCGTTCCCTCGCCCCCATCGGCCATCGGAACTTGAACAATATCAACATCTGGTAAGACGCGCCTAATTCCCTCTTCCATTGCTTTGCATACCTCTAATGCCGTTAGACTTCCCTTGAACGAATCAGGTGCGAGTAATATTTTGTTGATCATAAGTAACCTCCTTTTATAAAAAATACTGTTTCTAGTGTTTACATTATATCAATATACTTTAAGTAAACAAAAAACTTCTCAAACCAATGGTTACCCACAATTCTGAGAAGTTTCTCACTATCTATCCACTTACATCCCAACAACATCTTCTTCCATTAACCAACCGATCGCTATGCCATTACTTCCTAACAGATATGCCTCTTGCGTGACTTCTTTCTTTTCCATCACATCAAAGGCTAACCCCTTGACCCAGGGTGCCATTCTCTCGCCTGTTTGCCAAGTCGTTGCTCGGTTGGATACGATGACTTTTTCGGTTGGTTTCTTTTCTTCTTTGGCCCATTCTGAATCTAGCCTTTTCAGAGTGCCGACATTCTCTTTCTCAATGCCAATCTTTCTAGCTTCCATTCTTTCTAAGTATTTCGGATAACCTAGTGCTGCATAATCATACTTCGCTCCACCAACCCGAAACAGACCTTTAACCGCCTCTTTAAAGCCTTTCTTACCACTAACCTTATACGTTCCTCCAAGTCTCAGTAAGTAGACCCAATCCTCTAAGAAATCCTCCACAGAAGTGTAGCGAATATAATGTCCACCTTCGTTACTTGGTCGTTGACTACCCTTAGTCTTCTTAATTTGAGGGTTACCGACATAACTATCCGACCACGTCATCCCACCCCAATTATTATCTTTTCTTGAGACGTTGGAACTTCCCCATACCCCTTCAAAGTGCAACATCACAATCAGCAAACTCGGCAAGATATCATATTGCTTAGCTAAAGTTAACACTTTAGCCATATGCGCCTTTGATAACATGGACCCTAAGTAAGTCATGGCTGGTTCTGCTTGGTTGATAGGTTTTCTCACAACATCTAAAAACACTTGGTTGACTTCCTTTTGGACTAACTGCGCGTCATATCCAACCGCAATGAGTTTCCCTATTCGTTCTTGTCCAGAACCCCACTTTCCAGCAATCACTTCTTGAACAATGACTTCAACCGCTTTTTTCACTTCGCCGACAATCTGATACTTGGGTCTGGCGTATCCCATAATTCGCTTATCATTCCATAGGAAAGTATTTCGTTGAACGCGTTCGTTACTATTGCCTTCAATTGTCGTCACCCGGTTATTTTCAACTGACTCGACAAACCCAATGTGATCCGCCCAACCATTCCCATCCCAATCAAAGGTAATAATATCTCCCGCTTTAGGGAACTGCCTGCCTAACCAAATCCCTTTCTCCTTGAATATATCAATATGACGTTGAACACCGCATTCTCGACCAATCAATTCCGTCGCCCCTGCCTTGTCGGCAATCACCGTTACAAAGGCATCACACCAATCATCTGTAAACTTGACCATATACCCCATGGGAACAGGTCTGACTGAATTATAGTCATTAATCAAGCCTTTAAAGCGACTGGTTCCCTCACTCACTCCGATATAACTTTGGGCTACTTTAAGCAGCGACTGTACTGTGACCATCTCCGTTACCTCCATGATAATATTTACTTGATATTTGTAGAATTGTTCCGACAAAGGCTGCGAACATATTAATCGTTGAAACAACTACCTCAGTGCTTGCATATCCATATAACTCACCTAAACTTTGGAACAAGACCGCCACGGCTGGTAGGACAATTAAGACAAACCACTTCAACAAGTCATAGGTCTTGTTAGCTAAACGCATACGATATGATCTCCTTTACTTGGTTGGTTAGTGATAAAGTATCCATCTCTAATGTATGAAGCTTCGTATCATGGATGTTCACGCGTTGGGTTAAGTCGTGAATACCGTGTTTACTCGTTTCAATCTCTGTTTGCATTGTGTCTAGGCGGTTAATTAGATTCTGAATGGATGTAATTAAACTCACCATCTTTGTAATAAGTGTCACGACCGCAATCATTGCTCCTGCTAAACTCCCTAACTCAATAACAGACATATTTCTCCTCCTTTTTTGTAAAAAAATAAGCCCCGCTAATCGGTTTAGCGAGGCAATGAGTTGCAATACTTATGCAGCAATGTAGATATCTTCAACCGTACGGCTAACGTAGCGAGCTCCTACACCTTCAGCATATGAGTCTCCGTTGTCTCCAACGAATATCTCAGCACCAGCGATTGTGTCGATTGCTGATTGAACATCTTGTGATGTTAAGCCTAGTTTAGGGTTACGTAATGTAACTTTCTTGCTTGAGCCTGCTTCGTCTTTGAATAATAATTCTAAGTTATATGTATCTTGCATGAATTGTTCCTCCCTTCTCTCGTTTATTCATGAATATCAAGCCTTGTTACGCAAAAGCATAAGTTTGAACGGCTTGAACTGCTCCGATTGGTTCGTCAATCACACTTTGTAGTGCGTTACGAACTGATTCAACTTCTGCTGGATCCGCATCTTGCGTTAAGTCATTTAACGTCACTGTTGTCTTCTTCTCAGTGATTGGGTCAATGGCAGTTAGTTTTAAACTAGCTGATAAGAACTCTTTGTTCATACTATCTCCTCCTTCTTCATTCGCTCTGTAAGGTTAAGCAACTTACACCCCTATAAACGTAAATCAGAGAGAAAGTGTCACCCCTTATTTTGAAATTAGTTTGAAAGGGGGTCTGAAAGAGTGTCTCGCTTCAAGCTCAGTGGTTAAAAATTAGTTTTTAGTTTGTTGAATCGATCGAAGAACGAATCGTAGTGCGAATCGTGGTACGATTCTTCATTATCATTCTCATTCTCATTCTCATTTTCAATAGCATTATCATTAACATTGTCATTATCATTCATAGGAATTAGTACGACTTTTGTGTTTGCTTTCAGTTACGAGTCGGGGTTTTGGTGGTGAAGAATTTTTAAAAGGTGATGTTAACTCAAAAAAACACAACATTACTTTCATACAGAAAAGTAATGTTGTGTGTTATATTGACTATTTTAGTTTATATTCACATTGTTCTGTTGCATTATATTGAAGTAACTAAATAAACACACTTTATAATTTTATAGACTTGATTCCGAAGTCTAAGTATTCTGGAAAGTTAACATTAGAATAACTTCCCTTTTTTAATAAAAAATCTCTTGCTTCATCACTATCCATTTCATAAATATAGCGTCTATTCATATTAGCTCCTTGTAAATAATATAATACTTATTTCGAACACTCGATACATCAAACAACGAACCTCAGTCTAGTTATACTTTGTAAAAACTAACGCTTGTGTTTATTATCTTTTTGTAAAATTATATAACTTTACAAAAAAACAACCACCCTAATTTATCACTCCATAAATAAGATAAGAATATTATTGCAAATACTTAAACAGTCTACTATCAATTGGCTCTTTAAATTTCAACTCCATCTCAACAACACTCTTGCTCTTACCGTCATCAATAGGCTTATCCACTTGATTTATTGTGTCTACCTTAGGTTGCACCTCACCTAAGTAATAGAAGTCAATTCCTTCATCGTCTGATTTCTTAACGAAGACATGAATTGCCCAATCTTCTGGTCCTTGCATTATTTGAATTTCTGGAGATGTTAATTTACGGCCTGCTTTACTAACCCAGTGCATTGTAGTCTCATCAAGCAAAGCATCCTCATAGGCTATCTCCGCACCTTGAAAGTCTTCCCCTTTATCCAGAGTAACAAAAATAATAAATACTTTTTGTTCATTGTCTCGAACATAACCTCCAATATTTTGATCGACGACTTGTTCTTTCCAGCCTAATAAACGAATTGTATCCCGTCGATAATACTTTTGATAACGTGTTAGTGGCATTGTATGATCAAAATCTTTACTTAATAAATAAGCAGTTTTGAGGACATCCTCAACCAAATCAATGAAGTACTTTGATTTCATTGCAGCAATAAATGGTTCAGTAAGCTTAATTGCATCTCCAACTTCTTCGATTATTTCTGCTCCTTTATAAGCCATCTTCATTGTTCCTGTGTAGAAATCTAATGATAATGTTCTGAGAACCGAATTCACTATTCTGTTTGAATTATTCAATTCAGATTTTTGGAATAGATCAATAACTTCCTCTCTACTCATTCTATAATCTGATGTTTCCATCAATGCCTTTACTAATACGATTTCATGGATCCTTTTACCTGCTATTATTTCTCGGGAAAGGAATTTTAATAGCTTATTATCTATCTCCGATAGCTCAATCTCAGTGTCTTTCATTTTTTTAACAAATTCATGATAATTATCTGAACGGTTCATAATAATCAATGGATCCAGTGTATTCGTTTCTTTAAAATCAGATAATTTTGGTACCCTATTTAGCCGCTCCTTCAACTTAGTGTACGACTTTCTTAATTCTGAGATAGTATCTAATTTCGCTTGATCAATAGAGGCAAAGATTCGTTCTTTAGCTACTTGTTCAAAGTTTATAGAAGACAGTCCTGTGATATAACTCGTCTCAAATGTATCACGTCTTAAGTTGTCTTTATTTCCTGATATATCTCCTGATAATGCCATAGGAATCATATAGTTATTCTTATAATTACCAATGAAGTCTACTATCGTTACAAACTCTTTTGACTTATGTTTACGTAATCCACGTCCCATTTGTTGGATAAAGATAATACTTGATTGCGTATTACGCAACATCACAACTTGATTTACCATTGGGATATCAATACCTTCATTGAAAATATCAACAGTAAAGATATATTCTATCTCTCCATTTTCCAATCGTTCAATCTCATATTCACGTTCTTCGATAGAATGATCACCAGTTAGATGAGATGATCGTATACCAAAGTGGTTAAACCTTTCTGCTAATAACTCAGCTTCATTTTTTCGACTACAAAATACTAAACCACGAACTTTATTACGCGAGACTCCATAATATTTCAACTTATCAATTAAAAATTTTACGCGGTCATTCATCGTAAGGTATTTTAAATCAGTCACCTCTGAAATGACTTCTCCATCTTTTTCGTAGTCGGTGACACCAAAGTAATGGAACGGGCTTAGTAAATCTTCCTCCAATGCTTCTTGAAGCCGAATCTCATGAGCGGTATTGTAATCAAATAATTCAAAAATATTAACCTTATCTGTTCGTTCCGGTGTTGCTGTTACCCCTAGTAGAAATTTAGGTTCAAAGTAGTCTATTGTTTGAATATATGATTTAGCACCAGCTTTATGCACTTCATCGATGAGAATATAATCAAATTCATTTCGATGGAACATCTCTTGATACTCTGGCTTTGAGATAGTTTGAATTGTTGCGAATAGATATTTTGCATCAATTTCTTTTCGATTTCCAGATAGAATGCCGTAATCAGAGCTACTTCCTCCAATAACCCTTTGGAAAGATCGCATTGCGTCCTTTAATATCTGTTCTCTATGAACAATGAACAACATTTTATTGGGCTTCGCATTAAGAACATCAAAAGCAGCAAGATAGGTTTTCCCTGTACCTGTCGCTGATATCACAAGTCCTTTTTGTTCGCCAGATTCTCGTAATGCCTCAAGTTTCGAGAGTGCGACTATTTGCATTTTATTTGGGACAATATAATTTTCATTAAGTGGTGGATCCTTAATAACTATCGCATTATTTATCGCTTCTGGTTGATAATTTTCACGATAGTCTTTTATCCACTCTTTTGTTAAAGGTAGTGCCTGTTCCCACTGTTCTTCTAGATGCTCCTGCATCTGATGAATAATTTCACCATGGTTATATGAAGTCAATCTAACATTCCATTCATAGTTTAACTTTAACGCACTCATTGTTAAATTTGAACTACCTATGATAAAAGAGTAATAATCTTTATGTTCAAATAAGTAACCTTTAGCATGGAAACCACGCTTCTCAGATAATTTCACTTCTAAATTGGGTATTTCCATTAAAGAATCAAAAACATCAGGATTATTGAATTGTAAGTAGGTTGATGTAATCAAACGGCCTTTAATTCCCCGACGATTTAAATCTGATAAGTATGTTTTAATCGCAT contains the following coding sequences:
- a CDS encoding holin codes for the protein MRLANKTYDLLKWFVLIVLPAVAVLFQSLGELYGYASTEVVVSTINMFAAFVGTILQISSKYYHGGNGDGHSTVAA
- a CDS encoding extracellular solute-binding protein translates to MKKKQFILGASLLTASFILAGCGNSGGSGTSAVDYELENIEFPLQEEVTLNLMTNSSPLAPSDPNEKLIFQRLEEDTGVHIEWNNIVDDYAEQRNLAIAAGDLPDAMFNSAASDQELLSWAEDGVIVPVNDLVEEFMPNLNAIYEKYPQYKELATAPDGNMYSFPWIEELGEGKESIHTVNGMAWINVEWLDNLGLEMPETTDDLMVVLEAFKNDDPNGNGEADEIPLSFIDQGGNEDFKILMAAFGGDGDNDNHLVVNNDHTLNYTADDEAYRKGIEYFGELYQKGLIDNEAFEHDWNAYVSKGNDQRYGVYFTWDKANITGSNDSYDVLPVLERPDGDKKITRTNNFGFHRGRFVITSANQNLELTAKWADQMYAPLQSVQNNWGTYGDEEQQNIFTLGTNEAGEPMLQHADLEGAAPGELRQRTEASGPLAVLDEYYGVYTTSPDDAQWRLDLMHEYYLEFIENDYNYPQVFMNNEDSARLDQILADLDPYVKQKRAEWIIGGVTDEEWNTYLEELDRLNLPELMEIYERNYEQYLSNAEE
- a CDS encoding ROK family protein, with the protein product MLYGAIEAGGTKFVCAVGNKEYKTLDKISIETTNPEETLEQVIYFFNKYKAEISSIGIGSFGPIDSDINSDKYGFITNTPKLLWKDFNFLGTLKSVFNIPMYWTTDVNASANGEYHFGHGEDLSSIVYVTIGTGVGGGAIQNGEFIGGASHPEMGHMIVHPHSSAEKSGNCPYHDFCLEGLASGPAIEHRTGVKGKDLDTNSIEWDIEAYYIAQAVYNITYTLRPERVILGGGVMNKELLLEKVQNQYQELAGNYLDIDDIKTYIVMPKLGDEAALKGCYKLAEKAENNE
- a CDS encoding CHAP domain-containing protein → MVTVQSLLKVAQSYIGVSEGTSRFKGLINDYNSVRPVPMGYMVKFTDDWCDAFVTVIADKAGATELIGRECGVQRHIDIFKEKGIWLGRQFPKAGDIITFDWDGNGWADHIGFVESVENNRVTTIEGNSNERVQRNTFLWNDKRIMGYARPKYQIVGEVKKAVEVIVQEVIAGKWGSGQERIGKLIAVGYDAQLVQKEVNQVFLDVVRKPINQAEPAMTYLGSMLSKAHMAKVLTLAKQYDILPSLLIVMLHFEGVWGSSNVSRKDNNWGGMTWSDSYVGNPQIKKTKGSQRPSNEGGHYIRYTSVEDFLEDWVYLLRLGGTYKVSGKKGFKEAVKGLFRVGGAKYDYAALGYPKYLERMEARKIGIEKENVGTLKRLDSEWAKEEKKPTEKVIVSNRATTWQTGERMAPWVKGLAFDVMEKKEVTQEAYLLGSNGIAIGWLMEEDVVGM
- a CDS encoding sugar ABC transporter permease; the encoded protein is MLMIPAVLITLIFKYFPMYGIVLAFKDYNPILGIAGSKWVGLEHFRNFLSSPNFSRLLENTLKLSIYGLLWGFFPPIIIALMLNQIMSQKIKSTLQTILYMPNFISTVIIVGIIFLLFSSSGPIISILESIGMNVPNFLTNPGSFRSLYIFSGIWQGMGWASLLYTAVLSGVPPELYEAAEIDGATILQKIRYIELPTMKPLIIINLILSVGGIMNLGYEKAYLMQTSLNLPTSEIIDTYVYKVGLQSGDYSYSTAIGLFNTAINLVLLLATTLIINRMNNRKVVAK
- a CDS encoding LacI family DNA-binding transcriptional regulator yields the protein MATMKDVAKLAGVSVGSVSNVFNGIKVKKSTYNKVISAVEELNYETNNLARSFKLNHTNTIALILPTIWHPFFSSIAFYLEEIAEANDYHVFLCNSNNNEETELNYIKMLRKNKVDGIIAITYRDIDSYIESSLPFVSIDRHFNKDISIVSSDNFKGGRLAAQTLYEKGAKTLLFVGSHNLMSNETMKRRQGFESYCVENKIKYHIIDLLEPNNDFTDDLKLMMSKYTEIDGIFTINDFVGLDIIDKLKDMNKEVLVDYQLIGFDGIKLSSERDYQVSTIVQPVKEIAYNAFEILMKQIKNPEYKEQRNLPIKFMEGGTTN
- a CDS encoding glycerate kinase, producing the protein MINKILLAPDSFKGSLTALEVCKAMEEGIRRVLPDVDIVQVPMADGGEGTVQSLVDATNGELLKAKVTGPLGNPVTATYGVLGDGKTGVIEMAEASGLHHVNALTQNPLVTTTYGTGELIVELINRGITQIILGLGGSATNDGGAGMAQALGYELLKFDGSPIEFGGGALDQLDRIGVEQVHPKLKDVTFIVASDVNNPLCGPDGASSVFGPQKGATAEMIDILNANLKYYARVIKRDIGRDVIHLPGAGAAGGLGAGLLAFTQAELKRGIDIVIEYSDFKAKAKGVDLCLTGEGAMDFQTKFGKTPYGVAQAMNEVSPKAKVIAVVGKIGEGIEELYSEGIDAVFGTAPGASTLEALVEDAGVNVSRTVENVVRTIR
- a CDS encoding carbohydrate ABC transporter permease, giving the protein MKTLAYDGRDRLFKIINSLLLMLVVASIILPVIYILAASFMDPTVLINDGISFNASDWTLEGYSRVLADSSILRGFVNSFLYSLGFGVMNVLVTMTAAYPLSRKDLMFKKPLMIFFGITMFFGGGLVPTYLLIRNLGMLNTPWALILPGSLSVGHLLLATVFVRGLPDEMMEAAKIDGANDIQIFIKMILPLSKPIMFVVFLYSFVGMWNSYFEAMIYISSPELEPLQLVLRRILVQNQPQSNMIGAQTAMAEMQKIAELIKYSTIVVSSAPLLIMFPFFQKYFEEGVVQGSIKG